Proteins from a genomic interval of Hydrogenophaga sp. PAMC20947:
- a CDS encoding C13 family peptidase, translating into MLCAFALYCAIDLGTSRLAYPGEAVFSLWGWLYDWAGVGIWLLALGWWFALGASHKQHPTPVAAWLTLSWVAVIPMQLVGGAITLWAMSGHYPAALNSEEGRWMVYGALVSWSALTNWRIAQALMKHQGLKAALVISAVAIGILSSFWLRSSAWEAQHASNPNKPILELSQAVFEGQQALFQSQTDAVLPSDGDTPQVYALIYAPYEQDVFLRESKMVGGVLASRFGTEGRTLTLVNHPQATKTQPWATPANLERAVTALADKMNRDRDVLVMYLTSHGGKDHRLASSHWPLSVPELTAEAVRKMLDKAGILYRVVGVSACYSGGWIDPLKEAHTLVMTAADKDHTSYGCGALSELTFFGRAMFDEALRSTRSFEQAFSDAVPRIRQRETDAGKDDGFSNPQIAVGAAFRAHWATQVQGALDKAPAGAQKTVGARVVNPSN; encoded by the coding sequence ATGCTGTGCGCTTTCGCGCTGTATTGCGCCATCGATCTGGGGACCAGCCGACTGGCGTACCCCGGCGAGGCCGTGTTTTCTTTGTGGGGCTGGTTGTACGACTGGGCCGGTGTCGGCATCTGGCTGCTGGCACTGGGTTGGTGGTTTGCCCTGGGGGCCTCACACAAGCAACACCCCACTCCGGTGGCAGCATGGCTGACCCTTTCTTGGGTCGCGGTCATTCCCATGCAACTGGTGGGCGGGGCAATCACCCTGTGGGCCATGTCCGGCCACTACCCTGCGGCGTTGAACAGCGAAGAGGGTCGCTGGATGGTCTACGGCGCACTGGTCTCTTGGTCGGCGCTGACCAACTGGCGGATCGCTCAAGCGCTCATGAAACACCAAGGGCTGAAGGCCGCATTGGTGATCTCTGCTGTGGCCATCGGCATTCTGAGTTCTTTTTGGTTGCGCAGCTCGGCCTGGGAAGCCCAACACGCATCCAACCCCAACAAGCCCATCCTGGAGCTCAGCCAGGCGGTGTTTGAGGGCCAGCAAGCCCTGTTCCAATCCCAGACCGATGCTGTTTTGCCTTCGGATGGAGACACCCCCCAAGTCTACGCACTGATCTATGCACCCTATGAACAAGATGTGTTCTTGCGCGAGAGCAAGATGGTGGGTGGCGTATTGGCCTCGCGCTTTGGCACCGAGGGCCGAACCCTCACACTGGTCAACCACCCTCAAGCCACGAAGACCCAGCCTTGGGCAACGCCCGCCAACCTTGAGCGGGCGGTGACTGCCCTCGCGGACAAGATGAATCGGGACCGCGATGTGCTGGTGATGTACCTCACCTCACACGGGGGAAAAGACCACCGCCTGGCTTCCAGTCACTGGCCATTGAGCGTGCCCGAACTCACCGCGGAGGCGGTTCGGAAAATGCTCGACAAGGCCGGCATTCTTTACCGTGTGGTGGGCGTATCGGCTTGTTATTCGGGTGGCTGGATCGATCCCTTGAAGGAAGCGCACACCTTGGTGATGACCGCTGCCGACAAAGACCACACCTCTTACGGCTGCGGGGCTTTGTCTGAGCTCACGTTCTTTGGCCGCGCCATGTTCGATGAAGCCTTGCGCAGCACACGCTCATTTGAACAAGCCTTTTCCGACGCCGTTCCGCGCATTCGGCAGCGTGAAACCGACGCGGGCAAGGACGACGGCTTCTCCAACCCACAAATCGCTGTGGGCGCGGCCTTTCGAGCCCACTGGGCCACCCAGGTGCAGGGGGCGCTGGACAAGGCACCTGCAGGAGCGCAGAAAACGGTGGGTGCAAGGGTGGTCAACCCTTCGAATTGA
- the tal gene encoding transaldolase, with translation MNQLDALKQLTTVVADTGDFNQLAAYAPQDATTNPSLILKAVQKPEYAPLLQEAVAKYGAEGKDEIMNRLLVRFGCEILKHIPGRVSTEVDARLSFDAEATVIRARRIIELYQGEGVHVDRVLIKMASTWEGIQAAAQLERDGIHTNLTLLFSFAQAVACGQAKVQLISPFVGRIYDWYKKTAGASWDEAAMAEANDPGVQSVRSIYNFYKKHGIATEVMGASFRNVGQITALAGCDLLTISPDLLGKLAGTEAPLPPALDATAAKAMDIPVVTHDEASFRFAMNEDAMATEKLAEGIRAFVADTIKLEGMMG, from the coding sequence ATGAACCAGTTAGACGCACTCAAACAACTCACCACGGTGGTGGCCGATACCGGCGATTTCAATCAACTTGCGGCCTATGCGCCGCAGGATGCAACGACCAATCCGTCGCTGATCTTGAAAGCCGTGCAAAAGCCGGAATACGCGCCCTTGTTGCAGGAGGCCGTGGCCAAATACGGCGCCGAGGGTAAGGACGAGATCATGAACCGTTTGCTGGTGCGTTTCGGTTGTGAAATCTTGAAGCACATACCGGGCCGTGTTTCCACCGAAGTGGACGCGCGTTTGAGCTTTGACGCCGAAGCCACGGTGATCCGCGCCCGTCGCATCATCGAGCTGTACCAGGGCGAGGGCGTACATGTTGACCGCGTTTTGATCAAGATGGCCTCTACCTGGGAGGGCATTCAGGCAGCAGCCCAATTGGAGCGCGATGGCATCCACACCAATTTGACTTTGCTGTTTTCGTTCGCCCAGGCCGTGGCCTGTGGTCAGGCCAAGGTGCAGTTGATCTCGCCGTTTGTGGGGCGCATTTACGACTGGTACAAGAAAACCGCAGGTGCCTCATGGGACGAGGCCGCCATGGCCGAAGCCAACGACCCGGGCGTGCAGTCGGTGCGTTCGATCTACAACTTCTACAAGAAGCACGGTATCGCCACCGAAGTGATGGGCGCGAGTTTCCGCAATGTGGGCCAGATCACGGCGCTCGCCGGCTGTGATCTCCTGACCATCAGCCCTGACCTGCTGGGCAAGCTGGCTGGCACCGAGGCACCTTTGCCACCGGCGCTGGATGCGACCGCGGCCAAAGCCATGGACATTCCGGTTGTCACCCACGACGAAGCCAGTTTCCGGTTCGCCATGAACGAAGATGCCATGGCTACCGAAAAGCTGGCAGAAGGCATTAGGGCTTTCGTGGCGGACACCATCAAGCTCGAAGGCATGATGGGCTGA
- a CDS encoding dipeptide ABC transporter ATP-binding protein, producing the protein MQSFSHQAAVVQEPLVRAHDLAKSFDVSTPWLNRVLERRPRQWLHAVDGVSFDIERGQTLALVGESGCGKSTVARLLVGLYNPTRGGLTFDGQDAHAAFKTPAGRELRSRIQMIFQDPFASLNPRWTVEDIVAEPLLEHGIETEAQALHQRVETLLSSVGLSPQDRKKFPHQFSGGQRQRISIARALATEPEFLVCDEPTSALDVSVQAQVLNLMKDLQRERGLTYLFISHNLAVVRHVSDHVGVMYLGRLVEVAPKHALFDHPRHPYTRMLLDAIPKMHDTGRARLPVSGEVPNPLDPPTGCAFNPRCPHANDRCRNERPVLQSIEGVRVACHAVEEGRI; encoded by the coding sequence ATGCAAAGCTTTTCACATCAGGCCGCTGTGGTGCAGGAACCGCTGGTGCGTGCCCACGATCTGGCCAAGTCGTTTGACGTCTCAACCCCTTGGTTGAACCGCGTGCTGGAACGGCGGCCACGGCAGTGGCTGCATGCGGTCGATGGCGTTTCCTTTGATATTGAGCGCGGGCAGACGCTGGCGTTGGTCGGTGAATCCGGTTGCGGCAAGAGCACGGTCGCTCGCTTGTTGGTGGGTTTGTACAACCCGACGCGTGGAGGCCTGACGTTTGATGGGCAGGATGCGCATGCGGCATTCAAGACACCGGCCGGGCGCGAGTTGCGCAGCCGCATCCAGATGATTTTTCAGGATCCTTTTGCGAGTCTGAATCCACGCTGGACTGTCGAAGACATCGTCGCAGAGCCCTTGCTCGAACACGGCATAGAGACAGAAGCGCAGGCCCTTCACCAGCGGGTGGAAACCCTGTTGAGTTCGGTGGGCTTGTCACCGCAGGACCGCAAGAAATTTCCACACCAATTCTCCGGCGGGCAGCGCCAGCGCATTTCCATCGCACGCGCACTGGCCACGGAGCCCGAGTTTTTGGTGTGTGACGAGCCGACCTCGGCGCTCGATGTGAGTGTGCAGGCGCAGGTGCTGAACCTTATGAAGGACTTGCAGCGCGAGCGTGGGCTCACCTACCTGTTCATCAGCCACAACCTGGCGGTGGTGCGGCATGTGAGCGACCACGTGGGGGTGATGTACCTTGGGCGCTTGGTGGAAGTCGCGCCCAAACACGCACTCTTTGATCACCCGCGCCACCCTTACACCCGCATGTTGCTGGACGCAATTCCCAAGATGCACGACACCGGGAGGGCACGTTTACCCGTCTCCGGCGAGGTGCCCAACCCGCTGGACCCCCCAACAGGCTGCGCCTTCAATCCCCGGTGCCCCCATGCCAACGACCGTTGCCGCAACGAGCGGCCCGTGTTGCAAAGCATCGAAGGGGTTCGCGTGGCGTGTCACGCCGTGGAGGAAGGGCGCATTTGA
- a CDS encoding ABC transporter permease, translated as MISTFRRWADSDVGHSFSSSPAAIVAALIALVCLSGALLAPWIAPHNPFDLATLELSNARLPPAWSEGGQRAFLLGTDDQGRDILSAVMYGARISLAVGLASVFLSVVVGVAFGLLSGFLGGWVDAFLMRLCDVMLSFPAILVALLIAGVGRAMFPGAQDSVAFGVLILSISLTGWVQYARTVRGSTLVERSKEYVQAARVTGVTPLRIMRKHVLPNVLGPVMVLATIQVATAIITEATLSFLGVGAPPTAPSLGTLIRVGNDYLFSGEWWITVFPGLMLVLIALSVNLLGDWLRDALNPRLR; from the coding sequence TTGATCTCCACTTTCAGACGTTGGGCCGACAGTGATGTGGGCCACAGTTTCTCGTCATCACCGGCCGCCATCGTGGCCGCACTGATTGCGCTGGTTTGCCTGTCGGGAGCCTTGCTGGCCCCCTGGATCGCACCGCACAACCCGTTTGACCTCGCAACCCTGGAGTTGTCCAATGCTCGGCTTCCGCCGGCCTGGAGCGAGGGCGGGCAGCGTGCGTTTTTATTGGGCACCGATGACCAGGGGCGGGACATTCTCTCGGCGGTGATGTATGGGGCCCGCATTTCGCTGGCGGTGGGCCTGGCGTCGGTGTTTCTGTCGGTGGTCGTGGGGGTGGCTTTTGGCTTGCTGTCCGGGTTCCTGGGGGGGTGGGTCGATGCCTTCCTGATGCGGCTGTGTGACGTGATGCTGTCGTTCCCCGCGATCCTGGTGGCCTTGTTGATCGCGGGCGTGGGCCGCGCAATGTTTCCGGGGGCTCAAGACTCGGTTGCCTTTGGCGTGCTCATTCTGTCGATCTCGCTCACGGGCTGGGTTCAATACGCGCGAACCGTTCGCGGGTCGACCCTGGTGGAGCGCAGCAAAGAGTATGTGCAGGCGGCTCGTGTGACGGGAGTGACGCCGCTGCGAATCATGCGCAAGCATGTGTTGCCCAACGTGTTGGGCCCTGTCATGGTTTTGGCGACGATCCAGGTGGCCACAGCCATCATCACCGAAGCAACGCTGTCTTTCCTGGGGGTCGGTGCCCCACCGACGGCGCCTTCGCTGGGCACCCTGATTCGGGTGGGCAACGACTATCTATTTTCAGGTGAGTGGTGGATCACGGTCTTTCCGGGGCTGATGCTGGTGCTGATCGCATTGAGCGTGAATCTGTTGGGCGACTGGTTGCGGGACGCGCTGAATCCGCGTTTGAGGTAG
- a CDS encoding co-chaperone GroES, giving the protein MNLRPLADRVIVKRIDSETKTASGIFIPDAAAEKPDQGEVLAVGPGKKNDKGDLLPMNVKVGDRVLFGKYSGQTVKVAGDELLVMKEDDLFAVVEGK; this is encoded by the coding sequence ATGAACCTTCGTCCTCTCGCCGACCGCGTGATCGTCAAGCGTATTGACAGCGAAACCAAGACCGCCTCTGGCATCTTTATCCCTGACGCAGCCGCTGAAAAACCAGACCAGGGCGAAGTCCTGGCCGTGGGCCCAGGCAAGAAAAACGACAAAGGCGACTTGTTGCCCATGAACGTCAAGGTCGGTGACCGCGTTTTGTTCGGCAAGTACAGCGGCCAAACGGTCAAAGTGGCCGGTGATGAGCTGTTGGTCATGAAAGAAGACGACCTGTTCGCAGTCGTTGAAGGCAAGTAA
- a CDS encoding SIS domain-containing protein encodes MLDRIKASLPSLAPAEQRVGKLVLLDPRSFANLPVSELAERSHVSKPTVVRFCRSMGYDGLSDFKLKLAGTVSEGVPFIHRSVDADDKVGDVLVKVIDNTVAAFLKYRNDASSHAIEKAVDALMKTYQNRGRIEFYGAGNSGIVAQDAQHKFFRLGINAIAYSDGHMQVMSASLLGPGDCLVIVSNSGRTRDLMDAADIARKHGATVIVITASGSPLATAGHIHLSADHPEGYDRYSPMTSRLMHLMVIDVVATCLALRIGGTKLQPLLKEMKNNLRSKRYA; translated from the coding sequence ATGTTAGACCGTATCAAAGCCTCCCTGCCCTCGCTGGCCCCCGCCGAACAGCGTGTGGGCAAATTGGTCCTGCTGGATCCCCGCAGCTTCGCCAATTTGCCGGTGTCAGAGCTGGCTGAGCGCTCCCACGTCAGCAAGCCCACCGTGGTGCGGTTTTGTCGCAGCATGGGCTACGACGGCCTGTCCGATTTCAAACTCAAACTGGCCGGTACGGTGAGCGAAGGCGTGCCTTTCATCCACCGCAGTGTGGACGCTGACGACAAAGTGGGCGATGTGCTGGTCAAGGTGATCGACAACACCGTGGCCGCTTTTCTGAAGTACCGCAACGACGCATCGAGCCATGCGATCGAAAAGGCGGTTGATGCGCTGATGAAGACGTATCAAAACCGTGGGCGCATCGAGTTTTACGGGGCCGGCAATTCGGGCATCGTGGCCCAGGATGCGCAACACAAATTCTTCCGCCTGGGTATCAATGCCATCGCGTACAGCGACGGCCACATGCAGGTGATGAGCGCCTCCTTGCTGGGTCCGGGAGACTGCCTGGTCATCGTATCCAACTCAGGGCGCACCCGCGATCTGATGGACGCTGCCGACATTGCGCGCAAACATGGCGCCACCGTGATCGTCATCACCGCCAGCGGATCGCCCCTGGCTACGGCCGGCCACATCCACCTCTCCGCTGACCACCCCGAAGGCTACGACCGTTACAGCCCGATGACGTCGCGGCTCATGCATTTGATGGTGATCGACGTCGTGGCCACTTGCCTGGCGTTGCGCATTGGTGGTACCAAGCTGCAGCCTCTGCTCAAAGAGATGAAAAACAACTTGCGGAGCAAGCGATATGCGTAA
- a CDS encoding ABC transporter substrate-binding protein, translated as MMFKPTLGAALVSAAFLSAGLVQAQTVRIGNQGDALSMDPHSLNETTQLSVTGNVYEPLVARDKNLALTPGLATSWKQMSPNVWRFELRKGVLFHDGTPFTADDVVFSFARGSGEGSDMKSYTNDIKEVRKVDSHTVEFETKAPFPILPEVFTLFYIMSKDWSEKNQATRPVDRRKGIENAASFKANGTGPYRLRERQPNVKTTFVRNGNYWGKIEGNVVNVEYTPIGNDATRVAALLSGQVDVIEPVPLQDVARIASGGKARVLQGPELRTIFLGMDQKRDELLYSNVKGKNPFKDKRVRQAFYQAIDINGIQKTVMRGASRPTALMVGPGINGFDEGMNKRLPYDTEAAKKLLVEAGYPNGFEVGMNCPNDRYVNDSNICQAVAANLARIGVKVNLQAETKGTYFPKVLKRDTSFYLLGWTPSTYDAHNVLNALLHCVDDKGAGQFNLGAYCNPKLDELTAKIQSETDKGKRNALIKEAFAMHADDIGHLPLHQQALAWGVSNNVELVQLADNIMPFRYMRVK; from the coding sequence ATGATGTTCAAACCCACGCTAGGCGCTGCGCTGGTATCGGCGGCATTTTTGTCGGCGGGTCTGGTACAGGCGCAGACAGTGCGCATTGGCAACCAGGGTGATGCGCTGTCGATGGATCCACACTCACTGAACGAGACCACACAGCTCAGCGTGACAGGCAATGTCTATGAGCCCCTTGTGGCTCGGGACAAGAATCTCGCCCTCACGCCCGGTTTGGCGACCAGCTGGAAACAGATGTCGCCCAACGTGTGGCGCTTCGAGTTGCGCAAAGGTGTGTTGTTTCACGATGGCACACCCTTCACGGCCGATGATGTGGTGTTCAGCTTTGCGCGGGGCTCGGGTGAAGGTTCGGACATGAAGTCGTACACCAACGACATCAAGGAAGTCCGAAAAGTCGACAGCCACACAGTCGAATTCGAGACCAAAGCGCCGTTTCCGATCCTGCCCGAGGTGTTCACGCTGTTCTACATCATGAGCAAGGACTGGTCTGAGAAGAACCAGGCCACGCGGCCAGTGGACCGCCGCAAAGGTATCGAAAATGCGGCTTCGTTCAAAGCCAACGGCACAGGCCCTTACCGCTTGCGCGAGCGCCAGCCCAACGTCAAGACCACGTTTGTCCGCAATGGCAACTACTGGGGCAAGATCGAGGGCAATGTGGTGAACGTGGAGTACACGCCGATTGGCAACGATGCCACCCGGGTGGCCGCGTTGCTGTCGGGGCAGGTGGACGTGATCGAGCCGGTGCCGTTGCAAGACGTGGCCCGCATCGCCTCGGGTGGCAAGGCGCGGGTCTTGCAGGGCCCTGAGTTGCGCACCATCTTTCTGGGCATGGACCAGAAGCGTGACGAACTGCTGTACTCCAACGTCAAAGGGAAGAACCCTTTCAAAGACAAGCGGGTGCGCCAGGCGTTTTATCAGGCGATCGATATCAACGGCATCCAGAAGACGGTGATGCGTGGCGCTTCACGCCCGACCGCCCTGATGGTGGGGCCGGGCATCAACGGGTTTGATGAGGGCATGAACAAACGACTGCCCTACGACACCGAGGCAGCCAAAAAACTGCTGGTGGAAGCGGGTTACCCCAATGGGTTTGAAGTGGGCATGAACTGCCCGAACGACCGCTACGTAAACGACAGCAACATCTGCCAGGCCGTGGCGGCCAATCTTGCGCGCATCGGTGTCAAGGTCAACTTGCAGGCAGAAACCAAGGGCACCTATTTCCCCAAGGTGCTCAAGCGCGATACCAGCTTTTACCTGCTGGGCTGGACACCAAGCACCTACGACGCCCACAACGTGCTCAATGCCTTGCTGCATTGCGTCGATGACAAGGGGGCAGGCCAGTTCAATCTGGGCGCGTATTGCAATCCCAAGCTGGACGAGCTGACTGCAAAAATCCAGTCGGAAACCGACAAGGGCAAGCGCAACGCCCTGATCAAAGAGGCTTTTGCCATGCATGCCGACGACATCGGGCATTTGCCGCTCCACCAGCAGGCGCTGGCTTGGGGCGTTTCCAACAACGTGGAGCTGGTGCAGCTCGCGGACAACATCATGCCGTTCCGCTACATGCGGGTGAAGTAA
- the groL gene encoding chaperonin GroEL (60 kDa chaperone family; promotes refolding of misfolded polypeptides especially under stressful conditions; forms two stacked rings of heptamers to form a barrel-shaped 14mer; ends can be capped by GroES; misfolded proteins enter the barrel where they are refolded when GroES binds), producing the protein MAAKDVVFGGEARARMVEGVNILANAVKVTLGPKGRNVVLERSFGAPTVTKDGVSVAKEIELKDKLQNMGAQMVKEVASKTSDIAGDGTTTATVLAQAIVREGMKYVAAGMNPMDLKRGIDKAVTVLVEELKKASKATTTSKEIAQVGSISANSDETIGKIIADAMDKVGKEGVITVEDGKSLESELDVVEGMQFDRGYLSPYFINNPEKQSAILENPFVLLYDKKVSNIRDLLPVLEQVAKAGRPLLIIAEDVDGEALATLVVNTIRGILKVVAVKAPGFGDRRKAMLEDIAILTGGKVIAEEVGLTLEKVTLADLGSAKTIEVGKENTIIIDGAGAAADIEARVKQVRVQIEEATSDYDREKLQERVAKLAGGVAVIKVGAATEVEMKEKKARVEDALHATRAAVEEGIVAGGGVALLRARQTAGVIKGDNADQDAGIKLVLKAIEAPLREIVANAGGEPSVVVNAILAGKGNHGFNASNDTYGDMIEMGILDPTKVTRTALQNAASVSSLMLTTECMVAESPKDDSPSMGGGDMGGMGGMGGMGM; encoded by the coding sequence ATGGCAGCAAAAGACGTAGTTTTCGGCGGCGAAGCCCGCGCACGCATGGTTGAAGGCGTGAACATTTTGGCCAATGCGGTCAAAGTGACCCTGGGCCCCAAAGGTCGCAACGTGGTGCTCGAGCGCTCGTTCGGCGCTCCTACCGTGACCAAGGACGGTGTGTCCGTGGCCAAGGAAATCGAACTCAAGGACAAGCTCCAGAACATGGGCGCCCAGATGGTCAAGGAAGTCGCTTCCAAGACTTCTGACATCGCTGGCGACGGCACCACCACCGCCACCGTCCTGGCCCAGGCCATCGTGCGCGAGGGCATGAAGTACGTGGCCGCCGGCATGAACCCGATGGACCTGAAGCGCGGCATCGACAAGGCTGTCACCGTGCTGGTCGAAGAGCTGAAGAAGGCTTCCAAGGCCACCACCACCTCCAAGGAAATCGCTCAAGTCGGCTCCATCTCGGCCAACTCTGACGAAACCATCGGCAAAATCATTGCCGATGCCATGGACAAGGTCGGCAAGGAAGGCGTGATCACCGTCGAAGACGGCAAGTCGCTGGAATCCGAACTCGACGTCGTCGAAGGCATGCAGTTCGACCGCGGCTACCTCAGCCCATACTTCATCAACAACCCCGAGAAGCAATCCGCCATCTTGGAAAACCCCTTCGTGCTGTTGTACGACAAAAAGGTTTCCAACATCCGTGATCTGCTGCCCGTACTGGAGCAGGTCGCCAAAGCTGGCCGCCCTCTGTTGATCATTGCTGAAGATGTCGATGGCGAAGCCCTGGCAACGTTGGTGGTCAACACCATCCGTGGCATCTTGAAGGTTGTGGCTGTGAAGGCTCCTGGCTTCGGCGACCGCCGCAAAGCCATGCTGGAAGACATCGCCATCCTGACCGGCGGCAAAGTGATCGCTGAAGAAGTGGGCCTGACCCTGGAAAAAGTGACCCTGGCCGACCTCGGCTCTGCCAAGACCATCGAAGTGGGCAAAGAAAACACCATCATCATCGACGGTGCTGGCGCCGCTGCTGACATCGAAGCCCGCGTGAAGCAGGTTCGTGTTCAGATCGAAGAAGCCACCAGCGACTACGACCGTGAGAAGCTGCAAGAGCGCGTGGCCAAGCTGGCCGGCGGTGTTGCCGTGATCAAGGTTGGCGCTGCCACCGAAGTCGAGATGAAGGAAAAGAAAGCCCGCGTTGAAGACGCCCTGCACGCTACCCGCGCTGCTGTGGAAGAAGGCATTGTTGCTGGTGGTGGCGTGGCCTTGCTGCGCGCTCGCCAGACGGCTGGCGTCATCAAAGGCGACAACGCTGACCAAGACGCCGGTATCAAGCTGGTGTTGAAGGCCATCGAAGCGCCTCTGCGCGAAATCGTGGCCAACGCCGGTGGCGAGCCATCGGTGGTGGTCAACGCCATCCTGGCTGGCAAAGGCAACCACGGCTTCAACGCCTCCAACGACACCTACGGCGACATGATCGAAATGGGTATCCTGGACCCAACGAAAGTGACCCGTACCGCGCTGCAAAACGCCGCTTCGGTGTCCAGCCTGATGCTGACGACCGAGTGCATGGTGGCCGAGTCTCCAAAAGACGACTCGCCTTCCATGGGCGGCGGTGATATGGGCGGCATGGGCGGCATGGGCGGCATGGGCATGTAA
- a CDS encoding ABC transporter ATP-binding protein has protein sequence MSLLEVKDLVVEFPHRRGNLRALDGLSFSIAPGEILGVVGESGAGKSLTGASIVGLLEPPGRIASGQILLQGQRIDNLPPAAMRAIRGRRIGAIFQDPLTSLNPLYSIGRQLVETITTHLPLSRSEARQRAIQLLGDTGIPAPEQRMAHFPHQFSGGMRQRVVIALALAAEPQLIVADEPTTALDVSVQAQIIDLLKSICRDRGAAVMLITHDMGVIAETCDRVAVMYAGRMAEMGPVHEVINHPAHPYTRGLMACIPDMSEDREHLHQIDGAMPRLHAIPPGCAFNPRCEHTLDRCHRQRPELMQAGATRAACWLHAEPEVSA, from the coding sequence ATGAGTTTGCTGGAAGTCAAAGATTTGGTGGTCGAGTTCCCCCACCGGCGTGGCAATCTGCGCGCCCTGGACGGGTTGTCGTTTTCGATTGCGCCGGGAGAGATCCTGGGCGTGGTGGGCGAGTCCGGCGCTGGCAAGTCGCTCACGGGTGCGTCCATTGTGGGATTGCTGGAACCCCCTGGGCGCATTGCGTCGGGCCAGATCCTGCTGCAAGGCCAACGCATTGACAATTTGCCACCCGCCGCCATGCGTGCCATCCGGGGGCGCAGGATTGGTGCGATTTTTCAGGACCCACTGACCTCGCTCAATCCGTTGTATTCGATTGGACGGCAGTTGGTGGAGACCATCACCACCCATCTTCCCCTGTCCAGAAGTGAGGCCCGCCAGCGTGCCATTCAATTGTTAGGCGACACCGGAATACCTGCGCCGGAGCAGCGCATGGCGCATTTTCCGCATCAGTTTTCAGGGGGCATGCGCCAACGGGTGGTGATCGCTCTGGCTCTGGCTGCGGAGCCCCAGCTCATCGTGGCCGATGAGCCCACGACTGCGCTGGATGTGTCTGTACAGGCGCAAATCATCGATCTGCTCAAGAGCATCTGCCGTGATCGTGGTGCGGCGGTGATGCTGATCACACACGACATGGGCGTGATCGCGGAGACTTGTGATCGTGTTGCCGTGATGTACGCCGGACGCATGGCCGAGATGGGCCCTGTTCATGAGGTCATCAACCACCCCGCCCATCCGTACACCCGAGGTCTGATGGCCTGCATTCCTGATATGAGCGAAGACCGTGAACACTTGCACCAGATTGATGGCGCCATGCCCAGGTTGCACGCGATTCCTCCGGGCTGCGCCTTCAACCCACGCTGTGAGCACACCCTGGATCGCTGCCATCGCCAGCGGCCCGAGCTCATGCAGGCGGGCGCAACACGCGCTGCCTGCTGGTTGCATGCCGAACCGGAGGTCTCCGCATGA